CAAATAACTTTGATTTCTTTAAGCTGCGGATAGTATTTTTGTACTATTCCTTCATACATGCGAAGATTTGCTGCTTTTGCTCCAATCATAAGACCTTTTGTTTTTTGATCTGGTCCGGTGATAGTAACAACACCATCTTCCACTTTCATCTCCACTATTTTTAGTGGCGCCATGACGTTTGCAATGAAACGCTCCACAGAGTCACTATATTCGATGATTTTGATTCTTCGCTTCAATAGTTCTTCTAGTCGAGTAACATTTTTTTTGTTCTCGCCAAGTGCTTTTCGAAGGAAGCCTTTCTCAACAACAAATAGTATTTTGTCGTTGTGCTCGAAATAATCTTTCAAGCGCGACCTGGTCA
This genomic window from Candidatus Woesearchaeota archaeon contains:
- a CDS encoding NusA-like transcription termination signal-binding factor, coding for MKVKYDMETLQRMTLFEKVTRSRLKDYFEHNDKILFVVEKGFLRKALGENKKNVTRLEELLKRRIKIIEYSDSVERFIANVMAPLKIVEMKVEDGVVTITGPDQKTKGLMIGAKAANLRMYEGIVQKYYPQLKEIKVI